Proteins encoded together in one Mastomys coucha isolate ucsf_1 unplaced genomic scaffold, UCSF_Mcou_1 pScaffold16, whole genome shotgun sequence window:
- the Paqr6 gene encoding membrane progestin receptor delta isoform X2, which yields MLSLKLPQLLRVHQVPRVFWEEGIMSGYRCPTSSALDCVLSSFQMTNETVNIWTHFLPTWYFLWRLLALGSPGFRAEPYHLPLLVFLLPACLYPFASCCAHTFSSMSPRARHICYFLDYGALSLYSLGCAFPYAAYSMPASWLHSRLHQLFVPAAALNSFLCTGLSCYSRFPELEKPGFSKALRTAAFAYPFLFDNLPLFYRLRLCWGRAHSCGRDELSSSHGYHLLCALLTGFLFAARLPERLAPGRFDYIGHSHQLFHICAVLGTHFQLEAVLADMGSRRAWLAMQEPTLGLEATVATLSMAVIGNLLIIAAFTAFLLQIPGTCPLLQGSPLEEGLQTKQQ from the exons ATGCTCAGTCTCAAGCTGCCTCAACTCCTTCGAGTCCATCAGGTCCCCCGG gtgttTTGGGAAGAAGGCATCATGTCTGGCTACCGATGCCCCACAAGCTCTGCCTTAGACTGTGTTCTCAGCTCCTTCCAGATGACTAATGAGACGGTCAACATCTGGACTCACTTCCTGCCCACCTG GTACTTCCTGTGGCGCCTCCTGGCGTTAGGCAGCCCGGGCTTCCGCGCGGAGCCGTACCACCTACcgctgctggtcttcctactaCCCGCCTGCCTCTATCCCTTCGCATCCTGCTGCGCGCACACCTTTAGCTCCATGTCGCCCCGAGCTCGTCACATCTGCTACTTCCTGGACTACGGGGCGCTCAGCCTCTACAGCCTGG GCTGCGCCTTCCCCTATGCCGCCTACTCCATGCCGGCCTCCTGGCTGCACAGCCGCCTACACCAGCTCTTCGTGCCCGCTGCTGCGCTCAACTCCTTCCTGTGCACCGGCCTCTCCTGCTACTCGCG GTTCCCAGAGCTAGAAAAACCCGGGTTCAGTAAGGCTCTCCGCACAGCCGCCTTTGCCTACCCCTTCCTGTTTGACAACCTCCCACTGTTCTACAGG CTGCGGTTGTGTTGGGGAAGGGCCCATAGTTGTGGGCGGGACGAACTGAGCTCCAGCCATGGTTACCACCTTCTCTGCGCTCTGCTCACAGGCTTCCTTTTTGCAGCCCGTCTACCTGAGCGCCTGGCACCTGGGCGCTTCGACTATATTG GCCACAGTCACCAGCTGTTCCACATCTGTGCAGTGCTGGGCACCCACTTCCAGCTGGAAGCAGTGCTGGCTGATATGGGATCCCGCAgagcctggctggccatgcagGAACCCACCCTGGGCCTGGAGGCCACCGTGGCCACCTTGAGCATGGCAGTGATTGGGAACCTTCTCATCATCGCCGCTTTCACGGCCTTCTTGCTGCAGATCCCTGGAACCTGCCCCCTGCTGCAGGGTAGCCCGCTTGAAGAGGGACTCCAGACTAAACAACAGTGA
- the Paqr6 gene encoding membrane progestin receptor delta isoform X3 codes for MLSLKLPQLLRVHQVPRVFWEEGIMSGYRCPTSSALDCVLSSFQMTNETVNIWTHFLPTWFPELEKPGFSKALRTAAFAYPFLFDNLPLFYRLRLCWGRAHSCGRDELSSSHGYHLLCALLTGFLFAARLPERLAPGRFDYIGHSHQLFHICAVLGTHFQLEAVLADMGSRRAWLAMQEPTLGLEATVATLSMAVIGNLLIIAAFTAFLLQIPGTCPLLQGSPLEEGLQTKQQ; via the exons ATGCTCAGTCTCAAGCTGCCTCAACTCCTTCGAGTCCATCAGGTCCCCCGG gtgttTTGGGAAGAAGGCATCATGTCTGGCTACCGATGCCCCACAAGCTCTGCCTTAGACTGTGTTCTCAGCTCCTTCCAGATGACTAATGAGACGGTCAACATCTGGACTCACTTCCTGCCCACCTG GTTCCCAGAGCTAGAAAAACCCGGGTTCAGTAAGGCTCTCCGCACAGCCGCCTTTGCCTACCCCTTCCTGTTTGACAACCTCCCACTGTTCTACAGG CTGCGGTTGTGTTGGGGAAGGGCCCATAGTTGTGGGCGGGACGAACTGAGCTCCAGCCATGGTTACCACCTTCTCTGCGCTCTGCTCACAGGCTTCCTTTTTGCAGCCCGTCTACCTGAGCGCCTGGCACCTGGGCGCTTCGACTATATTG GCCACAGTCACCAGCTGTTCCACATCTGTGCAGTGCTGGGCACCCACTTCCAGCTGGAAGCAGTGCTGGCTGATATGGGATCCCGCAgagcctggctggccatgcagGAACCCACCCTGGGCCTGGAGGCCACCGTGGCCACCTTGAGCATGGCAGTGATTGGGAACCTTCTCATCATCGCCGCTTTCACGGCCTTCTTGCTGCAGATCCCTGGAACCTGCCCCCTGCTGCAGGGTAGCCCGCTTGAAGAGGGACTCCAGACTAAACAACAGTGA
- the Paqr6 gene encoding membrane progestin receptor delta isoform X1, with translation MACATTDRLPLFLEGKVLHMMTHLLPHPHPQVFWEEGIMSGYRCPTSSALDCVLSSFQMTNETVNIWTHFLPTWYFLWRLLALGSPGFRAEPYHLPLLVFLLPACLYPFASCCAHTFSSMSPRARHICYFLDYGALSLYSLGCAFPYAAYSMPASWLHSRLHQLFVPAAALNSFLCTGLSCYSRFPELEKPGFSKALRTAAFAYPFLFDNLPLFYRLRLCWGRAHSCGRDELSSSHGYHLLCALLTGFLFAARLPERLAPGRFDYIGHSHQLFHICAVLGTHFQLEAVLADMGSRRAWLAMQEPTLGLEATVATLSMAVIGNLLIIAAFTAFLLQIPGTCPLLQGSPLEEGLQTKQQ, from the exons atggcgtgcgccaccactgaccggctACCACTTTTCCTGGAGGGGAAAGTCCTGCATATGATGACTCatctgcttccccacccccacccccaggtgttTTGGGAAGAAGGCATCATGTCTGGCTACCGATGCCCCACAAGCTCTGCCTTAGACTGTGTTCTCAGCTCCTTCCAGATGACTAATGAGACGGTCAACATCTGGACTCACTTCCTGCCCACCTG GTACTTCCTGTGGCGCCTCCTGGCGTTAGGCAGCCCGGGCTTCCGCGCGGAGCCGTACCACCTACcgctgctggtcttcctactaCCCGCCTGCCTCTATCCCTTCGCATCCTGCTGCGCGCACACCTTTAGCTCCATGTCGCCCCGAGCTCGTCACATCTGCTACTTCCTGGACTACGGGGCGCTCAGCCTCTACAGCCTGG GCTGCGCCTTCCCCTATGCCGCCTACTCCATGCCGGCCTCCTGGCTGCACAGCCGCCTACACCAGCTCTTCGTGCCCGCTGCTGCGCTCAACTCCTTCCTGTGCACCGGCCTCTCCTGCTACTCGCG GTTCCCAGAGCTAGAAAAACCCGGGTTCAGTAAGGCTCTCCGCACAGCCGCCTTTGCCTACCCCTTCCTGTTTGACAACCTCCCACTGTTCTACAGG CTGCGGTTGTGTTGGGGAAGGGCCCATAGTTGTGGGCGGGACGAACTGAGCTCCAGCCATGGTTACCACCTTCTCTGCGCTCTGCTCACAGGCTTCCTTTTTGCAGCCCGTCTACCTGAGCGCCTGGCACCTGGGCGCTTCGACTATATTG GCCACAGTCACCAGCTGTTCCACATCTGTGCAGTGCTGGGCACCCACTTCCAGCTGGAAGCAGTGCTGGCTGATATGGGATCCCGCAgagcctggctggccatgcagGAACCCACCCTGGGCCTGGAGGCCACCGTGGCCACCTTGAGCATGGCAGTGATTGGGAACCTTCTCATCATCGCCGCTTTCACGGCCTTCTTGCTGCAGATCCCTGGAACCTGCCCCCTGCTGCAGGGTAGCCCGCTTGAAGAGGGACTCCAGACTAAACAACAGTGA